A single Pseudomonadota bacterium DNA region contains:
- the mrdA gene encoding penicillin-binding protein 2: MRLVQEYTADIEHRFKYATIAVLVLFAIVMARIFYLQVMRGSFYHFFSTDNSIKASRIPAVRGMIFDRRGQVLVDNRPMFNVIVVPQYVIDWERTRSSLSELLGLSPESLRALWEKRHAQPRYQPLYVKQDVTMDEMALIRTHKNPWPDPSDPYDLRGVEVEVSYERNYPESNIATHVLGYVREIDPGRLARYRKEHPGRYRLGDKAGVMGLEEMWDLTLRGEDGYEEIIVDAVGRQVDYEGIANELSVKPAVAGASLRLTIDRDLQEVARDMFADRKGAAVAIDPNTGAILAMYSSPSYDLNRLAGPRGAEYWDAISKSPEKFLLNRAIQGGYPPGSTYKVLNAIAALSEKVVRPDENVHCGGGLPYGGRTYRCWTSHGAISLERAISQSCDVYFYQMGLRLGVDRLAKYADIMGLGRKTGVPISGESPGLIPTSEWKQKRFGVPWQLGENLSIAVGQGYNVVVPIQNALLAAQVANGGKKLDLHLVEAAYDVDGNETYRWRPPEKLEDLPIDKEVLALVKRGMDGATKPGGTAGRLSWLYEVSMGGKTGTAQVVSTERAGSCVGERCRDHAWFIGYAPAEAPEIAASAVVEHGGFGASAAAPIVGAMLQRYHDIMHGREDAGEVKLKEGMKRAISEDKSDLERASSGDASGEGE, encoded by the coding sequence GATAGTCATGGCGAGGATCTTCTACCTGCAGGTGATGAGGGGCAGCTTCTACCACTTCTTCTCCACCGACAACAGCATCAAGGCCTCGAGGATCCCCGCGGTCAGGGGCATGATCTTCGACCGCCGCGGACAGGTGCTGGTCGACAACAGGCCGATGTTCAACGTCATCGTCGTTCCGCAGTACGTGATCGACTGGGAGAGGACCCGCTCCTCCCTTTCGGAGCTGCTCGGCCTCTCGCCGGAGTCGCTCCGCGCCCTCTGGGAGAAGAGGCACGCCCAGCCCAGGTATCAGCCGCTCTACGTCAAGCAGGACGTCACCATGGACGAGATGGCGCTCATCAGGACGCACAAGAACCCCTGGCCCGACCCGAGCGACCCCTACGACCTCAGGGGCGTGGAGGTGGAGGTGAGCTACGAGCGCAACTACCCGGAGTCGAACATAGCCACGCACGTGCTCGGCTACGTGAGGGAGATCGATCCGGGGAGGCTCGCCCGCTACAGGAAGGAGCACCCTGGGCGGTACCGCCTCGGCGACAAGGCCGGCGTGATGGGGCTCGAGGAGATGTGGGACCTGACGCTCCGGGGCGAGGACGGCTACGAGGAGATCATCGTCGACGCGGTCGGCAGGCAGGTCGACTACGAGGGGATCGCGAACGAGCTCTCGGTCAAGCCGGCGGTCGCGGGGGCGAGCCTCAGGCTCACCATCGACCGCGACCTGCAGGAGGTGGCGCGCGACATGTTCGCGGACCGCAAGGGCGCGGCGGTCGCCATCGACCCGAACACCGGCGCGATACTGGCGATGTACAGCTCCCCCTCCTACGACCTCAACAGGCTCGCCGGCCCACGCGGCGCCGAGTACTGGGACGCCATCTCGAAATCGCCGGAGAAGTTTCTCCTCAACAGGGCGATCCAGGGCGGGTACCCGCCCGGCTCCACCTACAAGGTGCTCAACGCCATCGCTGCGCTCTCGGAGAAGGTGGTGAGGCCCGACGAGAACGTCCACTGCGGCGGAGGTCTCCCCTACGGCGGAAGGACCTATCGCTGCTGGACGAGCCACGGCGCGATCTCGCTCGAGAGGGCGATATCCCAGTCGTGCGACGTCTACTTCTATCAGATGGGGCTCAGGCTCGGCGTGGACAGGCTGGCGAAGTACGCGGACATCATGGGGCTCGGCAGAAAGACCGGCGTCCCCATATCGGGCGAGAGCCCCGGCCTCATACCGACCTCGGAGTGGAAGCAGAAGAGGTTCGGGGTCCCGTGGCAGCTTGGGGAGAACCTCTCCATAGCGGTGGGGCAGGGATACAACGTGGTGGTCCCCATACAGAACGCGCTGCTGGCGGCACAGGTCGCAAACGGCGGCAAGAAGCTCGACCTGCACCTCGTGGAGGCGGCCTACGACGTCGACGGCAACGAGACGTACCGATGGAGGCCGCCGGAGAAGCTCGAGGACCTGCCCATAGACAAGGAGGTGCTGGCCCTCGTGAAGAGGGGGATGGACGGCGCTACGAAGCCCGGCGGCACCGCGGGCCGCCTCTCGTGGCTCTACGAGGTGAGCATGGGGGGCAAGACCGGGACCGCGCAGGTCGTCTCCACGGAGAGGGCCGGCTCCTGCGTCGGGGAGAGGTGCCGCGACCACGCCTGGTTCATAGGCTACGCACCCGCGGAGGCGCCCGAGATAGCGGCATCGGCGGTGGTGGAGCACGGCGGCTTCGGGGCTTCGGCCGCGGCCCCCATAGTCGGCGCCATGCTCCAGAGGTATCACGACATCATGCACGGCAGGGAGGACGCGGGCGAGGTCAAGCTCAAGGAGGGCATGAAGCGGGCGATCAGCGAGGACAAATCCGATCTCGAGCGGGCCTCGTCCGGCGATGCCTCGGGGGAAGGGGAGTGA